DNA sequence from the Kazachstania africana CBS 2517 chromosome 4, complete genome genome:
ATGACTGGAGAAGAGGAACCTGTGATACAAGCAAAATCGACAAGGTCTTGCGAACTACTTAAATCATTGCTTGACTTAGCAAAATCCTCGATATTCGTGATTGGTAAGTTACTCTTGTCATCATTAATGTCCCTGATGACACTAGCATCTGAAGTACTGTTATAGAATCTCAACAAAAATGTGACAGCAGATAAAGCCAATCCCTTTTGCTGCACGAATACAATATTCTTATGGAAGTATGCGTGAATGCCTTTATCATTGAACAATGTATTAATATGAGTGATTGCCTCACCTACAACACCTGAAACACGATCCTGGTCTTCGGCATTTTCAGTATGAAATCTGATCATAGAGTCAGCTATCTTATAATAGGAGCCAGGTAATCTTTCAACCTTATCATCGAGAATCTTTACAACTTCAGATTTCCATCTGACTTCTTCGACGATATTGTGCCATGAACCGTTTAGTCTTATGTATGCACCATTTTCAGCAATCAAGTTTAAATTGGTGACACGACCGTATAAAGTCTCCAATGTGGTTTTTGAgaatgaattcaaaacaaaaacaatGTTTTGAGAACTTAAATCGTTTAAAGTGGAAATAACTCTAGGAGTTGGTGgttctgaaattttaaagatgaaCAAATGTTTCTTGGTTTCTTTTAAATCGGAATACAACTTTTTGTGTGATAAACTAAAGACCGTTGACCtttctttattgaattCCCAAGAAGTATAAATACTTtgtaatgatgataaaatcCAATTATCTGAATCATTGTTAATGACGCTCTTCATGAGTCTTTTCCAGTTACGTTTCTTCACATCAGTTGGCATTTCTAAACCAAGTTTGATTTTATTGGCAATATCTTTTGTGTCCCATGGATTTATTAGGAGAGATCCGTTCTTTAAGACAGAGGCCGAACCAGTAAATTCAGAAAGTAAAAGAGGCgaattcttctcttctgATGAAACAATAGATTCATGGCATGTTAAGTTCATACCTTCTCTTAATGAATTAACCCAGAACATATCAGCTTCGCAATTCAGAGCCAAATACTGATCGAATTCTAAATCTTGGTGCAAAAAAACGACTGGTTGAGATGTACTAATATCAGATGATAACGAGTTTATTCTATCGACAATCAACATAATTTGACGTTCTAATTCGGgatcatttttcaatcttccTAGGCAAATTTGGATAAGAACAACTTTATCAATGTATTGGGGGTTTTCTCTTAAAAATCTTTCATAGGCCAGCAGTTTTTTACTTATCCCACgaattttatcaaattgatcCCTGGAAATAATCAATTTACTATCAGTCCACCTTTCCTTAATCAACTTTCTCCAGTTGGaaactttttcttctttcaattggtCCATTAAATGGAACGCATCAATACCGACAGGAAAGGAATTTACAGAAACAATTTTACCGGCGTACTTCAAGTCATCCTTAGTAACATCTGCCATTAGTAATCTATTTGTCGTTTGTAAGAAATGTCTAGCATACTCTTTTGTTTGAAAACTAACAGAGTTTGCTCCTAAAATaccttttaaaattttttctctctgGGCAAAGCATCTAAAGACTTCACTACTTGGAAAGGATACATGTAAGAAAAATCCGATTTTTGCTGTTGGAATAGCTTTTCTTACCATTTCAGGGACCAACATTAAATGGTAATCATGAACCCAAATTGTATCACCATCCTTATACAAATCGATAATTTTGTTtgcaaatttttgattcaaaCTCTGATAATAATTCCATGAATGATCTTCGAAAGCCTTTGAATTTGGATTGTCAGGAATTTGATAGTGTAAAGTTGGCCATAAGATTTGCTTAcagaaatttttataaGCACCTTTGAATGTTACGTCATCCATAATGACAGCGGCAGCATTGTAATCATTTTGCAAAGTTTCCGTAATCTTTGTAGATATCTCTTTTGGTATTTCATCGGTTGGAATACCTATTGTACCTACCCAAGAGACCGGTTCGGTAAGAGTTTTCTCTTTTACAGCGATATTGATggcatttttcaaagctcCATTACCCTTTTCAGTAGGAACAATTTTCCATGGTAATTGCTTGAATAATTCAAGAGAATTGCCTAAAAAAGACAATTTTGATCTATGAGAATAGCCCCCGAATTTTGGAACGTGGTATTTATGGTTTGAGACAGTTTCTGAACTGGAatcatcttgaagaatctCATCCTCTTCGTTAACAGTCTCGATATTAGTACCTTCAGGTGCAAAAGatgtttttctttgtacCGGGGCAGTAGACGttcttttcattgatgGTAAGTTATGTAACTGTTGATATCTTTGTTGAACCTTTTTAATATTCATCACAGCAGAATTGATATCTGGATTTGACCTAGACTTGGGGGTAATGACAGTAGATTTAGGAATAGCATCTAAAGGAATAGAAACAGGTGGACTATCACTCTGGAAAGCTGCCGATGGCAGAGGAGATACATCCTTAGTCGTAGACGATGAACTCTTcgaagaggaaaaaaactCCTCAactgatttcaatttattgttattagtatcaattgaagaagaaacaacATTTGATGCGTTTCCCGTGGTAGAGGtcaaattttctataaattGCTCAGAAGTAAGACTCCCATCTGATTTGAAAGTGTTTTCCTCGGTTGTAGTTTGAGGCTCAGGAGACTTATGAACATCTTCCTGTGAGATGTTCTTCTTACCATGAAGAAAAGGGGAATTAGAATTTCCGGGATTGCTTTGTCTTCTTTTAGAACCGACATCTGTAGAATTAATCTTCACCAAACTTGAATCGATAAGAGGCACTGTTTCATTCGAAGTAGTAGCGTCTACTTCGAATTGAGCTTTGTATGGCAAAAATAGCGATGCAACGATAATGGTCATTGTTCAATGCAAAAATCCGTTATAATATACTTTTAAATTCAGCTATATCCGTGGTTTATTCTTGTTCTCGAAAGTACTTACGGGAAAAGttatttttgattataTAACAACTCGTCTTGAGAATTAAACTCCTGAAAGTGATACCTATCCCATTTCTATTTCTGAAAAAAGTTTAATCTCCACTAGTTGGGTAAATAACGtaattttttccaatatgCTTTAATTGTGCAGAAAACTCGGCCTAATAAAGCCCTCCTCCCAACTGGCCCTGATTAGTCTTTACCAAATTGGCATCGCAAAAGACGGGTATCATTAGGACTAATAATAGGTCTTGATGGTTTCCACAATGGAATTGGATGTCATGTGTGGGTAGAGGACATTGCAACTGCTGTTCTATTAGTTAAAGAGACAtttgtcatttttaatTATCTTCTTGTTCGTTACTTGCATGTTTTTACGTGTTAGCCCTGATTCGCTTAAGTGCTTTGTATGGGTGCTTGGTATTAGGGTTTCTCGATTAACGATTAGGATGTCGTAGAAAACTCACCAAGAGGCACAGAGAGGGCTAGTTTAGCCAAGTTTGCATAAGGACTTTAGTTTAGTTTATACTTTACGGTATAGGAGGTTAAAATCATGGATACTTCTACGAAAATCTATCTTGCTGTTGTCATCATAGCATTCTTCATTGTTAAGAAAGTGAATGAACAGTCTAAAGAGAGTTCGAAAGTGAAAATAGTAGCTGAAGAGAAATCTAAGAGCTTAAGTGA
Encoded proteins:
- the KAFR0D01680 gene encoding uncharacterized protein (similar to Saccharomyces cerevisiae TSL1 (YML100W) and TPS3 (YMR261C); ancestral locus Anc_8.813), whose product is MTIIVASLFLPYKAQFEVDATTSNETVPLIDSSLVKINSTDVGSKRRQSNPGNSNSPFLHGKKNISQEDVHKSPEPQTTTEENTFKSDGSLTSEQFIENLTSTTGNASNVVSSSIDTNNNKLKSVEEFFSSSKSSSSTTKDVSPLPSAAFQSDSPPVSIPLDAIPKSTVITPKSRSNPDINSAVMNIKKVQQRYQQLHNLPSMKRTSTAPVQRKTSFAPEGTNIETVNEEDEILQDDSSSETVSNHKYHVPKFGGYSHRSKLSFLGNSLELFKQLPWKIVPTEKGNGALKNAINIAVKEKTLTEPVSWVGTIGIPTDEIPKEISTKITETLQNDYNAAAVIMDDVTFKGAYKNFCKQILWPTLHYQIPDNPNSKAFEDHSWNYYQSLNQKFANKIIDLYKDGDTIWVHDYHLMLVPEMVRKAIPTAKIGFFLHVSFPSSEVFRCFAQREKILKGILGANSVSFQTKEYARHFLQTTNRLLMADVTKDDLKYAGKIVSVNSFPVGIDAFHLMDQLKEEKVSNWRKLIKERWTDSKLIISRDQFDKIRGISKKLLAYERFLRENPQYIDKVVLIQICLGRLKNDPELERQIMLIVDRINSLSSDISTSQPVVFLHQDLEFDQYLALNCEADMFWVNSLREGMNLTCHESIVSSEEKNSPLLLSEFTGSASVLKNGSLLINPWDTKDIANKIKLGLEMPTDVKKRNWKRLMKSVINNDSDNWILSSLQSIYTSWEFNKERSTVFSLSHKKLYSDLKETKKHLFIFKISEPPTPRVISTLNDLSSQNIVFVLNSFSKTTLETLYGRVTNLNLIAENGAYIRLNGSWHNIVEEVRWKSEVVKILDDKVERLPGSYYKIADSMIRFHTENAEDQDRVSGVVGEAITHINTLFNDKGIHAYFHKNIVFVQQKGLALSAVTFLLRFYNSTSDASVIRDINDDKSNLPITNIEDFAKSSNDLSSSQDLVDFACITGSSSPVIEPLFELLKQKIKKGSLKYAHSIVYGELTSTHAKERINGLNELFTILEYICKMKKDRI